The following DNA comes from Fibrobacter sp. UWB4.
GGCAGATTGTCGTGCGCAAGGCGTATGGCAAATGGTCCACGCCGCAGCTGATCCCGTTACAGTCTGCGCTCAATGAAAATGGCTTTGAACTCGTGCACACGTTCCACCCGGTGAGCGGCAAGAATTCGACGGACATCAAGATGACGGTCGATACGATGGAAGTGGCGCTCGATTCCCAGGTGCAGTGGATTGTGCTTGCCACGGGTGATTCCGACTTTTCGCCGCTTTTCCGCAAGCTGCGTGAACAGGGCAAGGAAGTGATTGGCGTTGGACCCAAGTCCCCGCTGAGCGAATGCGTCAAGAATTCCTGCTCCCGCTACATTTACACAGACGATGCGACTGCTGCAGATGAAGATTCCGGCGATGAAGTCGCCGATGCAAAGGAGCGCGCAAACCTGATTGTTTCCGAGAAAATCGATTCCATGGAAATGCTCCGTAGCGTATTGCAAAAGGAAGATGGACCGATTGCACTTGCGGCGATCAAGCCCAAAATGCTCGGTCTCGATAACGCGTTTAATGAGAAGCGCCTCGGTTTCAAGACGTTCAAGGATTTCGTGAAGTCCGCTGACTTTGTGCAAATGACGGATGTGGGCGGCGGCTCTTACATGGTCGCACTCGCCGAGCAGAAAGTCGCTGTCGAAGAAGATGCGCAGATGGTTTTAGCAAAGGCGCTCAAGCGCAAGGGCTGGGACATGTTCCCGCGCAACAT
Coding sequences within:
- a CDS encoding NYN domain-containing protein, whose product is MNHIAIFIDAENLTNWVKNNGVQSLMDELLPLGQIVVRKAYGKWSTPQLIPLQSALNENGFELVHTFHPVSGKNSTDIKMTVDTMEVALDSQVQWIVLATGDSDFSPLFRKLREQGKEVIGVGPKSPLSECVKNSCSRYIYTDDATAADEDSGDEVADAKERANLIVSEKIDSMEMLRSVLQKEDGPIALAAIKPKMLGLDNAFNEKRLGFKTFKDFVKSADFVQMTDVGGGSYMVALAEQKVAVEEDAQMVLAKALKRKGWDMFPRNMLKKIYAEACDLTSFVPMNKQDLVQEIVAKNIAGTTSSIINRALSTFFKAKLVTISGGDDKLWTVTETNQYWKEIDKAMLDRLRVSLKETGQKVPKKDIVAILYGKYADGEAEKLV